In Nitrospirota bacterium, one genomic interval encodes:
- a CDS encoding peptidoglycan DD-metalloendopeptidase family protein — MRYWMAVRVGVLIWGLASHSWSTAVAADPIIDKIEKERKALDQLKGQIEETRKQADAAGKKRESLLQGIQTLDERLLRYRQAHQEISRQLHKKDQEIEVINTRLAGLHASMRERQDAILARLKVQYMEGRYGHWKTLLASDSYGDFQRRLQYLSAVSERDYALMGTFRADMTRMEEAERQREEARVGMLSYKQSTEKQLAEMKSVKKEKKIYLAKITHEKESYEHALQELERSASRIDSLLRELEQRRRAALARPPTGGSAPRGVKGSLPWPANGNIVSFFGRQKHPTFNTYVQRRGIEIKTVEGSTIHAVMPGAVVYADWLKGYGLVIILDHANGFFSLYAHASKILTTVGAQVGAGQAIGETGDTGMTGENTLYFELREGAEPIDPLQWLARR; from the coding sequence GTGAGGTATTGGATGGCGGTCAGAGTCGGAGTCCTGATCTGGGGGCTTGCGAGTCATTCCTGGTCGACCGCTGTGGCTGCCGATCCGATCATCGACAAGATTGAGAAGGAACGGAAAGCCCTCGATCAACTCAAGGGTCAGATCGAGGAGACACGCAAGCAGGCAGATGCAGCAGGGAAAAAGCGGGAGTCCCTGTTACAGGGGATTCAGACACTCGACGAGCGTCTCTTGCGCTACCGACAGGCGCACCAGGAAATTAGCCGACAGCTGCATAAAAAAGATCAAGAGATCGAGGTCATCAATACGCGGCTGGCCGGTTTGCATGCGAGTATGCGAGAGCGTCAGGACGCCATTCTGGCTCGACTGAAAGTGCAGTATATGGAGGGCCGATATGGACATTGGAAAACCCTGCTGGCCTCGGACTCCTATGGTGATTTTCAGCGTCGGCTTCAGTATCTCTCTGCCGTCTCCGAACGGGATTACGCCCTCATGGGCACATTCCGAGCTGATATGACTCGTATGGAGGAAGCGGAACGGCAACGGGAAGAGGCGCGAGTTGGGATGCTGTCATACAAGCAAAGCACCGAGAAGCAATTGGCTGAGATGAAATCGGTCAAGAAAGAAAAGAAGATCTATCTTGCAAAGATTACTCATGAAAAAGAGTCCTATGAGCATGCGCTCCAAGAATTAGAACGGTCTGCATCGCGCATCGACAGTCTCTTGCGGGAGTTGGAACAACGCCGCCGCGCGGCCCTGGCTCGGCCGCCGACTGGGGGAAGCGCTCCTCGCGGGGTTAAGGGCTCTCTGCCATGGCCGGCAAACGGGAATATTGTCTCCTTTTTCGGTCGCCAGAAACATCCGACCTTCAATACCTATGTGCAGCGGAGAGGCATCGAAATCAAGACGGTTGAAGGGAGCACCATTCATGCCGTGATGCCGGGGGCCGTTGTGTATGCAGACTGGTTGAAAGGATATGGACTCGTTATAATCCTTGATCATGCAAACGGGTTCTTTTCGTTGTATGCCCACGCGTCGAAGATACTCACCACTGTGGGGGCACAGGTGGGAGCCGGGCAAGCAATCGGTGAAACGGGTGATACAGGCATGACAGGGGAAAATACTCTATACTTTGAGTTGCGCGAAGGGGCAGAGCCGATCGATCCTCTCCAATGGTTGGCGAGACGGTAG
- a CDS encoding ABC transporter permease, with product MRTLSYLLKESWVNMRTNRTTTMVAILTTAFTLACVGVFLLVYVNLRTAAGSLQDDVKIMVYLDDRLSADSVAEVEQHLRSDRAVASLLFISKEQALGEFKAQFPSESHLLEGLGQNPLPASFVVALSPLFHSPDAIKRWAERMRQVGGVSKVDYNQDWIDALATVIRSIELVAIGIGVILSAAAVTIIANTIRLTLFSRRDEIAILRLIGATSSFIRVPYLLEGAVLGALGSALSLVMLKCMYELFRQQMRTMGRFAGLDNLIAFFPPSVCLALIAVGMGLGVAGSFVSMRRFGGAKA from the coding sequence GTGAGAACGCTCTCGTATCTCCTCAAAGAATCCTGGGTCAATATGCGGACCAACCGCACGACGACGATGGTCGCCATCTTGACCACAGCCTTTACCCTGGCCTGCGTCGGGGTCTTTTTGTTGGTCTACGTCAACCTGCGGACCGCAGCCGGGTCGCTCCAGGACGATGTCAAGATCATGGTCTATCTTGATGACCGCCTTTCCGCCGATTCCGTTGCAGAGGTAGAGCAGCATTTGCGGAGTGATCGTGCGGTCGCCTCCCTGCTGTTTATCTCGAAAGAACAGGCGCTGGGAGAGTTCAAGGCGCAATTTCCTTCAGAGTCTCATTTGCTCGAAGGGCTGGGCCAGAATCCCTTACCAGCTTCCTTTGTCGTGGCACTCAGCCCGTTGTTTCACTCGCCGGATGCCATTAAGCGATGGGCGGAACGGATGAGGCAGGTCGGCGGCGTGTCCAAGGTCGATTATAATCAAGACTGGATCGATGCCCTCGCGACAGTGATTCGATCGATCGAGCTGGTCGCAATCGGCATCGGCGTTATTCTTTCGGCGGCTGCCGTCACCATTATCGCCAATACGATCCGTCTCACCCTATTCTCCCGACGCGATGAGATTGCCATTTTGCGTCTCATCGGGGCGACGTCCAGCTTTATCCGAGTCCCCTATCTGTTAGAGGGCGCGGTACTCGGCGCTTTAGGGAGCGCACTCTCTCTGGTCATGCTCAAATGTATGTACGAACTGTTTCGGCAGCAAATGCGAACGATGGGGCGATTTGCAGGACTTGACAACCTGATTGCCTTTTTTCCTCCGTCAGTCTGTCTTGCCTTGATTGCGGTGGGGATGGGGCTTGGCGTCGCAGGCAGCTTCGTATCCATGCGGCGTTTCGGCGGGGCCAAAGCGTGA
- the ftsE gene encoding cell division ATP-binding protein FtsE, which yields MIQLIHVSKRYDQRLALSDVTFEIGKGEFVLLMGPSGAGKSTLLRMLIGAERPDEGQIFVQQKNVTTLKPSDIPYLRRKVGTVFQDFRLLPKKPVFDNVALPLLVQGTSPADIRRKVTEALRAVGVEHKRDQLPAGLSTGEQQRVCIARAIVNGPVVLLADEPTGNLDPALTSEIIELFKLINARGTTVVVATHDPLVMAQVNRRVLTLSQGRLLPEQRVMG from the coding sequence ATGATCCAACTGATTCACGTGTCGAAGCGATATGATCAGCGGCTGGCGCTTTCGGACGTCACCTTCGAAATCGGCAAGGGGGAATTTGTCCTCCTCATGGGACCTAGTGGGGCAGGCAAATCAACGCTGTTGCGGATGCTCATCGGGGCCGAACGGCCCGATGAGGGTCAGATTTTCGTCCAGCAAAAAAACGTGACGACGCTCAAGCCGTCAGACATTCCCTATCTGCGCCGCAAAGTGGGAACAGTGTTTCAAGATTTTCGACTGTTGCCGAAGAAGCCCGTCTTCGACAATGTGGCGCTGCCATTGCTGGTGCAAGGCACTTCTCCTGCCGACATTCGTCGGAAAGTGACGGAGGCGTTACGAGCGGTCGGTGTCGAGCACAAACGAGATCAACTTCCCGCAGGCCTCTCGACCGGGGAGCAGCAGCGTGTGTGTATCGCGCGCGCGATTGTGAACGGCCCCGTCGTCCTATTGGCAGATGAACCGACCGGAAACTTAGACCCGGCCCTGACGTCCGAGATTATCGAACTGTTTAAACTCATTAATGCTCGCGGTACGACGGTCGTGGTGGCGACGCATGACCCCCTGGTTATGGCGCAAGTCAATCGGCGGGTGCTCACATTGTCACAGGGTCGATTGTTGCCGGAACAGCGGGTGATGGGGTGA
- a CDS encoding YraN family protein, which produces MTSLDSRRSFGQEGESAAEQYLRHKGYRIVARNLRSPLGELDLVAEDGRVLVFVEVKARRTGAFGGAIYAVHQRKQEKLIQLAALYLARHHIKDRLCRFDVVLLQGVGTGPAQIEHIQNAFEVSGEDLRW; this is translated from the coding sequence GTGACCAGCCTTGATTCCAGGAGGAGTTTTGGGCAAGAAGGGGAGTCGGCAGCGGAACAATATTTGCGGCACAAGGGGTACCGGATTGTGGCACGCAACCTGCGTTCACCATTGGGGGAGTTGGATTTGGTGGCGGAGGACGGCCGCGTGCTGGTCTTCGTCGAGGTAAAGGCGCGTCGGACCGGCGCATTCGGCGGAGCCATCTACGCTGTGCATCAACGGAAGCAGGAGAAATTGATCCAGTTAGCGGCTCTGTATCTGGCCCGCCACCACATCAAAGATCGACTGTGCAGATTCGACGTCGTCCTGTTACAAGGAGTGGGCACCGGCCCCGCGCAGATTGAACACATTCAGAATGCATTCGAAGTGTCCGGAGAGGACCTCCGTTGGTAA
- a CDS encoding ribonuclease HII yields the protein MGPTDEFELEARRRGYRRIAGLDEAGRGPLAGPVVAAAVILPTRCRLDGVDDSKQVSEPERTRLYDVIMQRAQAVAVGVATEQEIDRLNILEATRLAMSRALASLTAPADCLLIDAVELPNLAIPSRSIIKGDTLSVSIAAASIVAKVTRDRMMAVYHQTYPVYNFLSHKGYGTVEHLQRLAQHGPCAIHRRSFAPVAQLLRGHERMRFPAQTEVGELPRTGQ from the coding sequence GTGGGACCTACCGACGAATTTGAGTTGGAAGCCAGACGGCGCGGCTATCGCCGTATCGCCGGCCTTGATGAAGCAGGACGGGGCCCTCTGGCCGGTCCTGTCGTCGCGGCAGCGGTAATCTTGCCCACTCGCTGCCGCCTGGACGGTGTCGACGATTCCAAACAAGTCTCCGAGCCTGAGCGGACCCGACTGTACGACGTGATTATGCAGCGGGCTCAAGCGGTTGCTGTAGGGGTTGCCACCGAGCAGGAGATCGACCGCCTCAATATTTTGGAAGCGACTCGCCTCGCCATGTCTCGCGCCCTGGCGTCACTCACTGCTCCGGCGGACTGCCTCCTCATCGATGCCGTGGAATTGCCGAATCTTGCCATTCCCTCACGCTCGATCATAAAGGGTGATACCCTGTCGGTGTCCATTGCTGCAGCGTCGATTGTGGCCAAAGTGACGCGTGACCGCATGATGGCGGTGTACCATCAGACCTATCCCGTTTATAATTTTCTTTCCCATAAAGGGTATGGGACTGTAGAGCATTTGCAACGACTCGCTCAACATGGTCCCTGCGCGATTCATCGACGGTCGTTCGCTCCAGTTGCACAACTCCTACGTGGGCATGAGCGCATGCGGTTTCCTGCGCAGACTGAGGTAGGCGAATTGCCAAGGACCGGTCAGTGA
- the rplS gene encoding 50S ribosomal protein L19, whose protein sequence is MNRLERIQQSFTKKSVPKFQIGDTVRVHVKVVEGEKERIQVFEGAVIARKGLLNTETFTVRKVSYGVGVERIFPLHSPIVTRVEVMRQGKVRRAKLYYLRGKKGKFAKVEDREFVASVKGQPGTTRKAEEPAGAASKP, encoded by the coding sequence ATGAATCGTTTGGAACGCATACAACAGTCTTTTACGAAAAAGTCGGTGCCCAAATTTCAGATTGGGGATACCGTTCGTGTGCATGTGAAAGTTGTCGAAGGAGAAAAGGAGCGTATTCAGGTGTTCGAAGGTGCGGTGATCGCCCGGAAAGGGCTGCTGAACACGGAGACCTTCACGGTGCGTAAAGTGTCCTACGGTGTCGGCGTAGAAAGGATTTTTCCTCTCCATTCGCCTATCGTCACGCGTGTTGAAGTCATGCGTCAGGGCAAAGTGCGTCGGGCCAAGCTCTATTATCTCCGAGGGAAGAAGGGCAAGTTTGCCAAGGTAGAGGATCGAGAGTTCGTTGCGAGTGTCAAAGGGCAGCCGGGGACTACCCGTAAGGCCGAGGAGCCGGCAGGAGCTGCCTCGAAGCCCTAA
- the trmD gene encoding tRNA (guanosine(37)-N1)-methyltransferase TrmD — MRCDILTLFPDMVAPVLGQSILKRAQERGLLHVHVRNLRDYTLDRHKVADDVPYGGGAGMVMKAEPILRAVEQIQADYAEVGEQVRLLYPSPHGRPFTQAYAQDLAADSRRIVILCGHYEGVDERVRLALHPEEVSVGDYVLTGGELPALLLIDAAARLVPGVLGDPESIVEESFADALLEYPHYTRPAEVRGMLVPEVLLSGHHEAIRLWRRKEALRSTFQRRPDLLQDRVLSLEDQQLLEELTREGVRGMPVRCGEEG; from the coding sequence ATGCGGTGTGACATTCTGACGCTCTTTCCCGACATGGTGGCGCCCGTGCTTGGCCAGAGTATTCTCAAACGAGCACAAGAACGAGGCCTGTTGCACGTCCACGTGCGCAACTTGCGCGACTACACGCTCGATCGTCACAAGGTGGCGGACGATGTGCCCTATGGCGGGGGGGCAGGGATGGTCATGAAGGCCGAGCCGATCTTGCGAGCAGTGGAACAGATTCAAGCCGATTATGCAGAGGTTGGTGAACAGGTTCGGTTGTTGTATCCGTCTCCACACGGGCGCCCGTTCACACAGGCCTATGCACAAGATTTGGCAGCCGACTCACGTCGAATCGTCATTCTCTGCGGCCACTACGAGGGCGTTGATGAACGGGTACGGCTCGCCCTGCATCCAGAAGAAGTTTCCGTCGGAGATTACGTGCTGACCGGAGGTGAGTTGCCGGCGTTGCTGCTCATCGATGCCGCAGCCCGTTTGGTTCCGGGCGTGTTGGGCGATCCGGAATCGATCGTGGAAGAATCGTTTGCCGATGCATTGCTCGAATATCCGCACTATACGAGACCCGCAGAGGTTCGAGGAATGCTCGTCCCGGAGGTATTGCTGTCAGGGCATCACGAGGCGATTCGTCTGTGGCGCCGGAAGGAAGCCCTACGAAGCACCTTTCAGAGACGGCCGGATCTTTTGCAGGATCGGGTTTTGAGTCTCGAAGATCAACAACTATTGGAAGAACTTACTCGGGAAGGTGTGCGAGGCATGCCTGTTCGATGTGGGGAGGAGGGGTAG
- the rimM gene encoding 16S rRNA processing protein RimM: MMQAQEDLVTIGRIERPFGVRGEFKVRSLTDVPGRLDHLTEVHILEQTGQMVDRTVTRVRRAGSAYIMGFAGVSTPEEAGTLRGGLIQVPRASAAALPADVYLECDLIGMTAENERGEVVGVIEAILEIPDNRVFVVRKGTEEVLIPAAKSFITSVDLARRKMMVRGIEDLAEGCHAV, encoded by the coding sequence GTGATGCAGGCTCAAGAAGATTTGGTCACGATCGGTAGGATCGAGCGCCCCTTTGGTGTGCGGGGTGAGTTCAAGGTCCGATCCTTGACCGATGTGCCTGGCCGGCTGGATCACCTCACGGAGGTTCACATCCTAGAGCAGACAGGACAGATGGTCGACAGGACGGTCACTCGTGTGCGGCGTGCCGGCTCAGCCTACATCATGGGTTTTGCCGGTGTGTCGACGCCGGAGGAAGCCGGGACGCTGCGCGGCGGCTTGATTCAAGTGCCACGCGCTTCAGCGGCTGCGTTGCCCGCGGACGTCTATCTTGAATGCGATCTCATAGGCATGACGGCTGAGAATGAGCGGGGGGAAGTGGTCGGTGTCATTGAGGCGATTTTGGAGATACCGGACAATCGCGTCTTCGTCGTTCGCAAGGGGACTGAGGAAGTCCTCATTCCGGCGGCAAAAAGTTTTATCACATCGGTGGATCTTGCGCGCCGCAAGATGATGGTTCGCGGGATTGAGGACTTGGCTGAGGGTTGTCATGCGGTGTGA
- the rpsP gene encoding 30S ribosomal protein S16: protein MAVHLRLTRTGRHKRPLYRVVAADSRKPRDGRFLEILGIFDPLKEQGVPELKQERVLSWLRQGAQPTVTVRTLLRRSGVWKQFEAEKVAKKNGA, encoded by the coding sequence GTGGCTGTTCATTTGAGATTGACGAGGACAGGACGACATAAACGACCGCTTTACCGTGTTGTGGCAGCCGACTCTCGGAAGCCGCGCGATGGGCGATTCCTGGAAATTCTCGGGATTTTCGACCCATTGAAGGAGCAGGGTGTGCCTGAGCTGAAGCAGGAACGGGTATTGAGTTGGTTGCGGCAAGGAGCGCAGCCGACAGTCACCGTTCGAACGTTACTCCGCAGATCAGGTGTGTGGAAACAGTTCGAAGCGGAAAAAGTGGCGAAGAAAAATGGCGCCTAA
- the ffh gene encoding signal recognition particle protein: MLDSLSEKFENIFKKLRGSGVLTEQNIAEALKEVRLALLEADVNFKIVKDFIERVREKAIGQEVLRSLTPGHQVVKVVWEELREMMGREKAGLALASNPPTIIMMVGLQGAGKTTSCGKLGRYFKTQGKRVLLVAADPRRPAAGDQLASLGRDLQIDVHRVDHVQASQTDVVRICQAGVERGRDQGYDLVVLDTGGRLHIDDGLMGELVAVKAAVHPHEVLLVADAMTGQDAVAMASQFEQRIGLTGVILTKVEGDARGGAVLSIRAVTGRPIKFLGVGEKLDALELFHPDRMASRILGMGDVLSLIEKAQETFTREQVEEAQKRLTGSALTLEDFRAQLGQVNRLGSLDQILGMLPGGQKLKGAMEGQVAEREMNRVAAIIDSMTLRERRDHTIINGSRKKRIARGSGTNVQEVNRLIKQFLSARKIAKVMAAGSGGRRQFAQLMRSR; this comes from the coding sequence ATGCTGGATTCGCTGAGCGAAAAATTCGAGAATATTTTTAAGAAGCTACGCGGCTCTGGGGTTCTGACTGAACAGAACATCGCCGAAGCGCTGAAAGAAGTCCGCCTCGCGTTGCTCGAGGCCGATGTCAACTTCAAGATCGTCAAGGACTTCATCGAGAGAGTCCGCGAAAAGGCAATCGGTCAGGAGGTCCTCCGCAGCTTGACTCCTGGTCATCAGGTCGTGAAGGTTGTGTGGGAAGAGCTGCGGGAGATGATGGGCCGTGAGAAAGCCGGTTTGGCGCTGGCCTCGAATCCCCCCACCATCATTATGATGGTGGGCCTCCAGGGCGCAGGAAAGACGACAAGCTGCGGCAAGCTCGGACGATACTTCAAGACTCAAGGAAAACGGGTGCTTCTCGTCGCGGCAGACCCTCGTCGCCCCGCAGCCGGCGATCAGTTGGCGAGTCTGGGACGCGATCTTCAGATCGACGTGCATCGAGTCGATCACGTCCAGGCTTCCCAGACGGATGTCGTGCGTATCTGTCAGGCGGGCGTGGAGCGGGGACGGGATCAGGGGTACGATCTCGTCGTGCTCGATACTGGGGGGCGTCTCCATATCGATGATGGGTTGATGGGGGAGTTGGTCGCGGTGAAAGCCGCTGTGCACCCGCATGAAGTGCTCTTGGTGGCGGATGCCATGACAGGCCAAGATGCCGTCGCCATGGCGAGCCAGTTCGAACAACGTATTGGCCTGACCGGCGTCATACTGACCAAGGTTGAAGGCGATGCCCGAGGCGGGGCGGTGTTATCGATCCGGGCAGTGACCGGCCGGCCGATCAAGTTCCTCGGCGTGGGTGAAAAGCTTGATGCGCTTGAATTATTCCACCCCGATCGGATGGCCTCGCGCATTCTTGGAATGGGCGACGTGCTCTCCTTGATCGAAAAGGCCCAAGAGACCTTTACACGCGAACAGGTGGAGGAAGCGCAGAAGCGTCTAACCGGCAGCGCGCTCACGTTGGAAGATTTCCGTGCGCAATTGGGCCAGGTGAATCGCCTGGGTTCGCTCGATCAGATATTAGGGATGCTGCCGGGCGGTCAGAAGCTCAAGGGAGCGATGGAAGGACAGGTCGCGGAGCGAGAGATGAACCGAGTCGCGGCGATAATCGACTCCATGACGTTGCGGGAGCGGCGCGACCATACGATCATCAATGGAAGCCGAAAAAAGCGTATTGCCCGTGGAAGCGGGACGAACGTGCAAGAGGTGAATCGGTTGATTAAACAGTTTCTTTCTGCGAGAAAAATCGCCAAGGTTATGGCGGCAGGGTCGGGAGGGCGCCGGCAGTTTGCCCAACTCATGCGGTCGAGGTAA
- a CDS encoding DUF4321 domain-containing protein has protein sequence MRKSYGVLIIFVLIGGLLGGVLGEILRIMAPHGTIQSIFATNFTLGITEPLTIDLVLIKLTLGFALKINLLSLLGMFLGIYLYKNI, from the coding sequence GTGAGAAAATCATACGGGGTTCTGATCATTTTTGTGCTCATCGGTGGGTTATTAGGCGGAGTACTGGGGGAGATTCTCAGGATCATGGCCCCCCACGGCACTATTCAGTCGATCTTTGCCACCAATTTTACCCTCGGCATCACCGAGCCGTTGACCATTGATCTCGTTCTCATCAAGCTCACCCTCGGCTTCGCTCTAAAAATTAATCTCCTTAGCCTGCTCGGAATGTTCCTTGGCATCTATCTGTACAAGAACATCTGA
- the uvrB gene encoding excinuclease ABC subunit UvrB, whose protein sequence is MPPFQLEAPFKPCGDQGQAIDKLVAGIVAGRKHQALLGVTGSGKTFTMANVVAQVQKPTLVLVHNKTLAGQLYQEFKQFFPHNAVEYFVSYYDYYQPEAYIPQSNTYIAKDASVNDAIDQMRHAATTALLQRNDVLIVSSVSCIYGLGSPEVYHEMVIFLEEGMEIRREKILAKLVEIQYARNDMDFHRGTFRARGDVIEIFPASNEAVSLRIELFGDVVDAIHEIDPLTGKSLRKLPKVVVYPNTHYLIAPDRYERAITGIEEELDERVAYFKKHNQLVEAQRIAQRTKFDLEMIRAMGYCHGIENYSRHLSGRAPGEQPPTLLDYFPKDFLLIVDESHATIPQVGGMYEGDYSRKRTLVEYGFRLPSAIDNRPLKFAEFERCLKQTVYVSATPGPYELGHADGEVVEQILRPTGLMDPVIDVQPAKGQVDHLLGEVRTEVAQGGRVLITTLTKRMAEDLSEYYHDLGIKVRYLHSDIKTLERAEIIRDLRRGVFDVLVGINLLREGLDLPEVSLVAILDADKEGYLRSYRSLIQTAGRAARNVRGRVIVYGDVVTDSMQMAIDETGRRRKIQADYNTRQGIVPTSIKKDILSLEYATADTDEVQLGLAAESPAFYGTEEAPEQVIKRLETEMKAAAKELEFERAAALRNRIRALRMKELELKSDV, encoded by the coding sequence ATGCCGCCGTTTCAACTCGAAGCCCCATTCAAGCCCTGCGGAGATCAAGGCCAGGCCATCGATAAGTTGGTGGCCGGGATTGTGGCTGGCCGGAAGCACCAGGCGCTGCTCGGTGTCACCGGGTCCGGCAAGACCTTTACCATGGCTAATGTGGTTGCGCAGGTGCAGAAGCCCACGTTGGTCTTGGTTCACAACAAGACGCTGGCTGGTCAGCTCTATCAAGAATTCAAGCAGTTTTTCCCCCACAACGCGGTGGAGTATTTCGTCAGCTACTACGATTACTACCAACCGGAAGCCTATATCCCTCAAAGCAACACATATATAGCCAAGGACGCATCGGTCAACGATGCCATCGATCAGATGAGGCATGCGGCGACGACCGCCTTGCTCCAACGCAATGACGTGCTCATTGTCTCGTCGGTGTCCTGCATTTATGGCCTGGGGTCTCCGGAGGTCTATCACGAGATGGTGATCTTCCTCGAAGAAGGAATGGAGATCAGGCGGGAGAAGATCCTGGCGAAGCTGGTCGAGATTCAATATGCCCGCAACGACATGGATTTTCACCGCGGAACTTTCCGCGCCCGCGGCGACGTGATCGAAATTTTTCCTGCTTCGAATGAAGCCGTGTCTCTACGGATTGAGTTGTTCGGTGACGTGGTCGATGCGATTCACGAAATCGATCCACTGACGGGGAAGTCGCTCAGGAAGCTTCCGAAAGTCGTGGTCTATCCGAACACGCATTATCTCATTGCGCCGGATCGGTATGAGCGGGCCATTACGGGCATCGAAGAGGAGCTGGATGAACGCGTCGCCTACTTCAAGAAACACAACCAACTTGTGGAAGCCCAGCGGATTGCGCAGCGCACGAAGTTCGACCTTGAAATGATTCGGGCCATGGGATATTGCCACGGCATTGAAAACTACTCGCGGCATCTCTCCGGTCGCGCGCCAGGCGAGCAGCCTCCGACACTCCTCGACTACTTCCCAAAAGATTTTCTCCTGATCGTTGATGAGTCCCATGCCACGATTCCCCAAGTCGGCGGGATGTACGAAGGCGACTATTCGCGGAAACGCACATTGGTTGAGTACGGATTCCGGTTGCCGTCGGCGATCGATAATCGGCCGCTCAAATTCGCCGAGTTTGAACGTTGCCTCAAACAGACGGTGTATGTATCCGCGACCCCAGGCCCGTATGAACTAGGGCATGCGGATGGAGAGGTTGTCGAACAGATCCTTCGCCCGACCGGTCTCATGGATCCGGTCATCGATGTGCAGCCGGCCAAAGGGCAGGTGGATCATCTCCTCGGCGAAGTGCGGACCGAAGTGGCACAGGGAGGGCGTGTGCTCATCACGACCTTGACCAAGCGTATGGCGGAGGACCTCAGCGAGTACTACCACGACCTTGGTATCAAGGTGCGGTATCTGCACTCCGATATCAAGACATTGGAGCGGGCTGAAATCATACGCGATCTTCGGCGTGGGGTGTTCGACGTGTTGGTGGGGATCAATCTCTTGCGCGAAGGACTGGACCTCCCCGAGGTTTCCTTGGTGGCGATTCTCGACGCGGATAAGGAAGGATATCTTCGATCCTATCGATCGTTGATCCAGACCGCTGGAAGGGCGGCAAGGAATGTACGGGGGCGCGTAATTGTGTATGGCGACGTCGTGACCGATTCAATGCAAATGGCGATCGATGAGACCGGGCGCAGACGGAAGATTCAGGCTGACTATAATACCAGGCAGGGTATTGTGCCCACGAGTATTAAAAAAGATATCCTGTCGCTCGAATACGCTACGGCTGACACGGATGAGGTACAACTGGGTCTGGCCGCGGAGTCGCCGGCCTTCTATGGCACAGAGGAAGCACCCGAACAGGTGATCAAACGGCTGGAAACGGAAATGAAAGCTGCTGCGAAAGAACTTGAGTTTGAGCGGGCCGCGGCACTTCGGAACCGGATCCGGGCATTGAGGATGAAGGAGCTAGAGTTGAAGTCAGATGTCTAG